A stretch of Gemmatimonas aurantiaca T-27 DNA encodes these proteins:
- the guaB gene encoding IMP dehydrogenase, with amino-acid sequence MAPSTVGPSRGSARIREDVALTFDDVLLAPRHSLTHPREVTLHSRFTRGITLNVPLASAAMDTVTESEMAIAMARYGAIGVLHKNMSIDRQAAEVDRVKRSESGMILNPITLSPTASLREAVALMMRFKISGVPIVDGAGQLVGILTNRDLQFERDLDRPLRDVMTGQGLITAPVGTTLDEAERILGKHRIEKLPVVDDHGTLKGLITVKDIHKRRQYPDANKDQHGRLRVAAAIGAGADYLDRARALVQAGVDVLIIDTAHGHSEGVLQATARVREAFPEVQLVAGNVASRAGAAALVERGVDAVKVGVGPGSICTTRVVTGVGVPQLTAVMDAVDGAGDVPVIADGGVKYSGDIVKALAAGASSVMMGSMLAGTEESPGESFLLEGRRFKMIRGMGSLSAMQDGSADRYFQEGEMSPKKLVPEGIEGRVPYKGPVGDVLFQMVGGLRSGMGYVGCGSIEALRTDAEFVRITTAGLRESHPHDVTITREAPNYSL; translated from the coding sequence ATGGCACCCTCGACAGTAGGACCTTCGCGTGGCTCCGCCCGTATTCGTGAGGACGTCGCACTTACCTTCGACGACGTCCTCCTCGCCCCTCGACACTCTCTCACGCATCCGCGTGAGGTGACGCTCCACTCGCGATTCACGCGAGGCATCACGCTCAATGTGCCGCTGGCGTCCGCGGCCATGGATACCGTGACCGAGAGCGAGATGGCGATTGCGATGGCTCGATATGGAGCTATCGGTGTGTTGCACAAGAACATGTCCATCGACCGCCAGGCGGCGGAAGTCGATCGGGTAAAGCGCAGCGAAAGTGGCATGATCCTCAATCCGATCACACTTTCCCCCACCGCCTCGCTGCGGGAAGCCGTCGCCCTGATGATGCGCTTCAAGATTTCCGGGGTACCGATCGTCGACGGCGCGGGACAATTGGTCGGCATCCTGACCAACCGCGACCTGCAGTTCGAGCGAGACCTCGATCGACCGCTTCGCGATGTCATGACCGGTCAGGGGCTCATCACGGCTCCGGTGGGCACCACCCTCGACGAGGCCGAGCGCATCCTCGGCAAACATCGTATCGAGAAGCTGCCCGTGGTGGATGACCATGGCACACTGAAGGGACTGATCACCGTCAAGGACATCCACAAGCGTCGGCAGTATCCGGACGCCAACAAGGATCAGCATGGCCGCCTGCGGGTGGCGGCAGCGATCGGCGCCGGCGCCGACTACCTCGACCGGGCCAGGGCACTGGTGCAGGCGGGGGTCGATGTCCTGATCATCGACACGGCCCACGGGCACAGTGAAGGGGTGTTGCAGGCCACGGCCCGGGTGCGCGAGGCTTTCCCCGAGGTACAGCTCGTGGCGGGCAATGTGGCCAGCCGTGCGGGTGCCGCTGCCCTGGTGGAGCGGGGCGTTGATGCGGTCAAGGTGGGCGTCGGGCCAGGCTCGATCTGCACCACGCGCGTGGTGACCGGCGTGGGTGTGCCACAATTGACGGCGGTGATGGATGCCGTGGATGGGGCCGGTGATGTGCCGGTGATTGCTGACGGTGGTGTGAAGTATTCCGGAGATATTGTGAAGGCGCTTGCTGCCGGTGCGTCGAGCGTGATGATGGGCTCGATGCTGGCGGGTACGGAAGAAAGCCCGGGTGAGTCGTTCCTCCTCGAGGGTCGCCGCTTCAAGATGATCCGCGGGATGGGGTCGCTCTCCGCGATGCAGGACGGCTCGGCCGACCGCTACTTCCAGGAAGGCGAGATGTCCCCCAAGAAGCTTGTCCCCGAGGGTATCGAGGGACGAGTGCCCTACAAGGGTCCCGTCGGCGACGTCCTGTTCCAGATGGTCGGCGGGTTGCGGAGCGGTATGGGTTACGTAGGGTGCGGCAGCATCGAGGCGTTGCGTACAGACGCGGAGTTTGTGCGCATCACCACGGCCGGCCTGCGCGAGTCGCACCCGCACGACGTGACGATCACGCGCGAAGCCCCCAATTACTCGCTCTGA
- a CDS encoding D-Ala-D-Ala carboxypeptidase family metallohydrolase, which yields MGIAVIRRRTALVLSGLAAITAAIWYQPPGELMADTSGLSAARRVPRVESAPEARGLSGDVHMRFVRAGERLAFPLRMNGEPLAFTYQWIAVGSNQSGDVARPLDSDTLLAPLTPGFYELALTRAGVTQRITEPRLAVLVPFELKLGSTLNGYQIGRYPAEWSRDEQGERPDGFAEVREEHLDLPLTRHLKVRDFVTHDRQTMWPRYVAVDPRVLDKIELVLRELARRRGEERMDFELEVHSGFRTPLHNSSVEGSARDSRHLYGDAADVAIDADGDGRLTIFDAYRVEQAVDWVERLHPELAGGLGVYSSRRYATPYCHIDARGERKRWRG from the coding sequence GTGGGGATCGCTGTGATCCGGCGTCGTACCGCATTGGTGCTGAGCGGATTGGCAGCCATCACGGCGGCCATCTGGTATCAGCCGCCCGGTGAGCTGATGGCCGACACGTCCGGATTGAGCGCGGCGCGTCGTGTGCCGCGCGTGGAATCGGCGCCCGAGGCCCGTGGACTCAGTGGCGATGTGCACATGCGATTCGTGCGGGCCGGCGAACGTCTGGCATTCCCGCTGCGCATGAATGGCGAACCGCTGGCTTTCACGTACCAGTGGATCGCCGTCGGCAGCAATCAGTCGGGTGACGTGGCGCGCCCGTTGGACAGCGACACGCTGCTGGCACCGCTCACGCCTGGCTTCTACGAGCTGGCGTTGACGCGTGCCGGTGTCACGCAGCGCATCACGGAGCCGCGCCTCGCGGTGTTGGTGCCTTTTGAGCTCAAGCTGGGCAGCACGCTGAACGGCTATCAGATCGGGCGCTATCCCGCCGAGTGGTCACGGGACGAGCAGGGCGAGCGCCCGGACGGTTTTGCGGAAGTGCGGGAAGAGCATCTCGACCTCCCGCTCACGCGGCATTTGAAGGTGCGCGATTTTGTCACACACGACCGCCAGACGATGTGGCCGCGCTATGTCGCCGTCGATCCGCGTGTGCTGGACAAGATCGAACTGGTGCTCCGTGAACTGGCCCGTCGCCGTGGCGAAGAGCGCATGGATTTCGAACTCGAAGTCCATTCCGGGTTTCGCACCCCGCTGCACAATTCGAGCGTGGAAGGCTCGGCCCGCGATTCCCGCCACCTGTACGGTGATGCCGCGGACGTGGCGATCGACGCAGACGGTGATGGTCGCCTGACGATTTTCGACGCGTATCGGGTGGAGCAGGCGGTGGACTGGGTGGAGCGCCTGCACCCGGAATTGGCCGGCGGGCTTGGGGTATACAGCAGTCGGCGCTACGCTACGCCATATTGCCACATCGACGCCCGCGGCGAACGGAAACGCTGGCGCGGCTGA
- a CDS encoding YkvA family protein, translated as MDERQQPDPDSPQDEARVSARQQRLSAARRERRARREASEAREDSAREGARRGSAPRRGLKRSVVNAIRQIPSYIRLLIGLFGDRRVSPVDRFMVIAAAAYIISPLDFIPDVIPFLGEVDDVFLLMLSLQRLVERAGYDTLLDHWRGDPRELEDLNLAGIVAAAGFFLPSRLRRRLRKMAGHRD; from the coding sequence ATGGACGAACGGCAGCAACCCGACCCGGATTCTCCTCAGGACGAGGCGCGTGTCAGCGCTCGTCAACAGCGTCTGTCGGCTGCCCGGCGCGAGCGGCGGGCGCGCCGTGAAGCGAGCGAGGCACGAGAAGACAGCGCGCGGGAAGGGGCTCGACGGGGAAGCGCGCCACGCCGTGGGCTCAAGCGCTCGGTCGTCAACGCCATTCGCCAGATTCCTTCGTATATCCGGCTGCTGATCGGTCTGTTCGGCGATCGCCGGGTGTCACCGGTGGATCGGTTCATGGTGATCGCAGCGGCGGCCTACATCATCTCACCGCTCGATTTCATTCCCGACGTCATCCCCTTCCTGGGCGAAGTGGACGACGTGTTCCTGCTCATGCTTTCCCTGCAGCGGCTGGTGGAGCGGGCCGGGTACGATACGCTGCTCGACCACTGGCGCGGAGACCCCCGCGAGCTGGAAGACCTCAATCTGGCCGGTATTGTGGCGGCCGCCGGGTTCTTCCTGCCCAGCCGGCTGCGTCGCCGTCTCCGCAAAATGGCCGGGCATCGCGACTGA
- a CDS encoding L,D-transpeptidase — MAPFFQARARWLLVLVTLLAAYSTWLLIGTFRLRFERDVARMVFNDNTEAIEQAVLQAGAGTDSLRAELAESTPPPASANAPYLVVSIAERRVWYKQGDSVLFTAPVATGSGKQMVVKGSTKVMRFETPRGRLVVQRRDSAPAWIPPDWHFQEQANKRGMGLVQLVRGTPIKLKDGSSIAVRGNDVVRVGSDGSAKPLTASDGREIVADGRVVIPPFGTNQRKYPDVLGTRRLYLGDGYALHGTNNPKSVGQAVSHGCVRLRNEDIEALYNQVSVGTLVYIY, encoded by the coding sequence ATGGCACCTTTCTTCCAAGCCCGAGCGCGCTGGCTGTTGGTCCTGGTGACCCTGTTGGCCGCATATAGCACCTGGCTCCTCATCGGCACCTTCCGGCTGCGCTTCGAACGCGATGTGGCCCGCATGGTGTTCAACGACAATACGGAAGCCATCGAACAGGCCGTGCTGCAGGCTGGCGCCGGCACGGACAGTCTCCGCGCCGAGCTGGCGGAGAGCACGCCCCCGCCGGCCTCGGCCAATGCACCCTACCTGGTCGTGTCCATCGCGGAACGGCGGGTGTGGTACAAGCAGGGTGACAGCGTGCTGTTCACAGCGCCCGTGGCCACCGGCTCCGGCAAACAGATGGTGGTGAAGGGCAGCACCAAGGTCATGCGCTTCGAAACGCCCCGAGGGCGGCTGGTCGTGCAACGCCGAGACTCCGCTCCTGCCTGGATTCCACCTGACTGGCACTTCCAGGAGCAGGCCAACAAACGAGGAATGGGTCTGGTTCAGCTTGTTCGCGGAACGCCGATCAAGCTGAAAGACGGTTCGAGCATTGCCGTTCGTGGGAACGACGTGGTTCGGGTGGGGTCGGATGGCAGTGCCAAACCGCTCACTGCCAGTGACGGACGGGAGATCGTGGCTGATGGGCGGGTTGTCATTCCGCCTTTTGGAACCAACCAGCGTAAGTACCCCGATGTGCTGGGTACCCGGCGGTTGTATCTGGGTGATGGCTACGCACTGCATGGGACGAACAATCCGAAGTCTGTCGGCCAAGCCGTGAGCCACGGATGTGTCAGACTGCGGAACGAGGACATCGAAGCGCTGTACAATCAGGTTTCCGTCGGGACACTGGTCTACATCTACTGA
- a CDS encoding amino acid permease yields MGIWSKKSITALRAEANSSEGGLKRTLGALNLTLLGIGAIIGAGIFVLTGTAAANFAGPGVSLSFVLAGLACLFAGLCYAEFASMIPIAGSAYTYSYATMGEGVAWFIGWNLVLEYLFAAATVSVGWSGYFGALLSEVGIHIPAAFASAPLTVVNGHQVVRAFTCVDPATGGALMDAATHVAYVAREACTAAGGNVVDGLINLPAVVLILGLTMLLVRGVQESATFNNVVVAIKMTVVLLVIGFGFMYINRENWTPFIPDMVTNPDGSTKYGMSGVLRAAPVVFFSYIGFDAVSTAAQEAKNPQRDLPIGMIASLLICTVLYILMSLVMTGLAPYQQLGVPHPVSVAIGAVPQLKWLEYLVNIGATAGLSSVVLVMLMGQPRIFYTMSRDGLLPKIFSRVHPVYQTPAASTWIVGAIAIVIAGFFPLGLLGELVSGGTLAAFATVCIGVWVLRTRSPELERPFRTPLVPLVPILGAGATLYMMFQLPKLTWTLLGAWTAIGMTTYFLYGMRNSTIGKQEASRR; encoded by the coding sequence ATGGGAATCTGGTCAAAGAAATCGATCACGGCGCTGCGTGCAGAAGCGAACAGCTCCGAAGGAGGGCTCAAGCGTACGCTTGGGGCTCTCAATCTCACGTTGCTCGGCATCGGTGCCATCATTGGCGCTGGCATCTTCGTGCTGACAGGAACGGCTGCCGCCAATTTCGCAGGCCCCGGCGTTTCGCTGTCGTTCGTGCTCGCCGGCCTGGCGTGTCTTTTCGCCGGCCTTTGTTACGCCGAGTTCGCGTCGATGATTCCGATCGCCGGTTCTGCGTACACGTACAGCTATGCCACCATGGGTGAAGGCGTGGCATGGTTCATCGGTTGGAACCTGGTGCTGGAGTACCTGTTCGCGGCCGCGACCGTGAGCGTCGGCTGGTCTGGTTATTTCGGCGCGCTGCTCAGCGAAGTGGGTATTCACATCCCCGCCGCGTTTGCATCCGCGCCGCTGACGGTGGTGAATGGGCACCAAGTGGTGCGCGCATTCACGTGCGTCGACCCGGCCACGGGCGGTGCGCTCATGGACGCCGCGACCCATGTGGCCTACGTCGCGCGGGAAGCTTGCACCGCCGCCGGTGGCAATGTGGTCGACGGTCTGATCAATCTGCCGGCCGTGGTCCTGATTCTGGGTCTCACCATGCTGCTGGTGCGTGGTGTGCAGGAATCGGCCACGTTCAACAACGTCGTCGTGGCCATCAAGATGACGGTGGTGTTGCTGGTGATCGGCTTCGGCTTCATGTACATCAACCGCGAGAACTGGACGCCGTTCATTCCGGATATGGTGACCAACCCGGACGGCTCCACGAAGTACGGCATGTCGGGCGTGCTGCGTGCGGCGCCGGTGGTGTTCTTCTCGTACATCGGTTTCGATGCCGTCTCCACGGCGGCGCAGGAAGCGAAGAACCCGCAGCGTGACCTGCCGATCGGCATGATCGCGTCGCTGCTGATCTGCACGGTGCTCTACATCCTGATGTCGCTGGTCATGACGGGCCTGGCCCCTTACCAGCAGCTTGGCGTGCCACACCCGGTGTCGGTGGCGATTGGCGCGGTGCCGCAGCTCAAGTGGCTCGAGTACCTCGTGAACATCGGCGCCACGGCGGGCCTCTCGTCGGTGGTGCTGGTGATGCTCATGGGTCAGCCGCGCATTTTCTACACCATGTCGCGTGACGGCCTGCTGCCGAAGATCTTCAGCCGTGTGCACCCGGTCTATCAGACGCCGGCGGCGTCCACGTGGATCGTCGGTGCCATTGCCATCGTCATCGCCGGATTCTTCCCGCTGGGATTGCTCGGTGAGCTGGTCTCCGGTGGTACGTTGGCCGCGTTCGCGACGGTGTGCATCGGTGTGTGGGTGCTCCGTACCCGTTCGCCGGAGCTCGAGCGTCCGTTCCGTACACCGCTGGTCCCGTTGGTGCCGATCCTGGGCGCCGGTGCCACGTTGTACATGATGTTCCAGTTGCCGAAGCTCACGTGGACGTTGCTCGGTGCGTGGACGGCGATCGGCATGACCACGTACTTCCTCTACGGCATGCGCAACTCGACGATCGGCAAGCAGGAAGCGTCGCGTCGATGA
- a CDS encoding D-Ala-D-Ala carboxypeptidase family metallohydrolase, giving the protein MRRLSVTLGVGACLTLAAFARPGRASEVPLHAARRPADRSAVTRVSAPGSLIDSLRGRSRKLRARFLSPTRMASVPILRELFGDSAASHPGVYATPDSVSASAPFHFITMRPFADKVRGRIGTYRIGFFPAERRGVRSAAYTNPEGFLEVTASNQDTHISEHFRLRDFLTHDQATVWPKYLVLQETLVDKLELVLSELRAMGIPAQKMRVMSGFRTPQYNEQGVGAGGRVQDSRHQYGDAADVYVVNGTRDWMSDLNGDGRVDIRDARVLAKAAERVEQAHPELAGGIGVYMANSVHGPFVHIDVRGQRARWGSL; this is encoded by the coding sequence GTGCGTCGCCTCTCGGTGACGCTCGGCGTTGGTGCATGTCTGACGTTGGCGGCCTTTGCCCGACCTGGTCGCGCCAGTGAGGTGCCGCTGCATGCCGCGCGCCGTCCGGCCGATCGGAGCGCGGTCACCCGCGTATCGGCACCGGGTTCGTTGATCGACTCCCTGCGTGGACGCAGTCGCAAGCTGCGGGCGCGGTTCCTGTCGCCCACGCGCATGGCCAGTGTGCCGATCCTCCGCGAGTTGTTTGGCGATTCGGCGGCCTCACATCCCGGGGTGTACGCCACGCCCGATTCGGTGAGCGCGTCGGCACCGTTTCATTTCATCACGATGCGTCCGTTTGCCGACAAGGTGCGTGGTCGCATCGGCACGTACCGCATCGGTTTTTTCCCTGCGGAACGGCGTGGGGTGCGCAGTGCGGCATACACCAATCCCGAGGGGTTCCTCGAGGTGACCGCCAGCAATCAGGACACGCATATCTCGGAGCACTTCCGGTTGCGTGATTTCCTGACGCACGACCAGGCGACGGTGTGGCCCAAGTACCTCGTGTTGCAGGAAACGTTGGTCGACAAGCTCGAACTGGTATTGAGCGAGCTGCGGGCGATGGGCATTCCTGCGCAGAAAATGCGCGTGATGTCAGGCTTTCGGACGCCGCAGTACAACGAGCAGGGTGTGGGCGCCGGTGGCCGGGTGCAGGACAGCCGTCATCAGTACGGTGATGCGGCCGATGTCTATGTCGTGAACGGCACCCGCGACTGGATGAGTGATCTCAACGGCGATGGTCGTGTCGACATCCGCGATGCGCGGGTTTTGGCCAAGGCGGCCGAGCGGGTGGAGCAGGCGCACCCGGAGCTGGCCGGCGGTATTGGCGTGTACATGGCGAATTCGGTGCATGGCCCGTTCGTGCATATCGACGTGCGTGGACAGCGTGCACGGTGGGGATCGCTGTGA
- the gpmI gene encoding 2,3-bisphosphoglycerate-independent phosphoglycerate mutase produces MSARPTRAVALIILDGWGYREACEANAICLANTPTWDRVWSHPSRTLLSASGRAVGLPDGQMGNSEVGHLNLGAGRVVMQDLVRIGASIEDGHFFRDEVLLAACAAAKRTGGTLHLLGLLGNGGVHAHDEHMVAMVELAHREGVPRVVIHTMLDGRDTPPSSAYAFLSSLLERTAGRAQLASVSGRYFGMDRDNRWERTGLWYQAAVQGDAPIEGDALAALQRSYDAGTTDEFVKPWVMAGPDGQALAPMRDGDVLVCTNFRSDRMRQSLRALTLPDFAGFETGVRPSLHITTMTNYDDAFDFPIAFPPQSMRHLVGEMVSHAGLTQLRTAETEKYPHVTFFFNGGRDEPFPGEDRRMVPSPKVATYDLQPEMSAPAVCDILCDALANRTHDFMLCNFANTDMVGHTGSIPAAIRAVETVDACLARIIDAAAVGGARLIITADHGNADVMVDPITGQPHTAHTTNPVPLVILDPDETASLRDGAALCDVGPTALALLGIALPPEITGRDLRVRSTVQATS; encoded by the coding sequence ATGTCTGCACGACCGACGCGAGCGGTGGCCCTGATCATCCTGGACGGATGGGGGTATCGCGAAGCGTGTGAGGCCAATGCAATCTGCCTCGCCAACACCCCAACATGGGACCGGGTTTGGTCACATCCGTCACGTACGCTGCTCAGCGCATCGGGGCGGGCTGTGGGCCTGCCCGACGGACAGATGGGGAACAGCGAAGTCGGACACCTGAATCTCGGTGCCGGGCGCGTGGTGATGCAGGACCTGGTGCGCATCGGGGCCTCGATCGAAGACGGCCACTTCTTTCGCGACGAGGTGCTGCTCGCGGCCTGTGCGGCAGCCAAGCGCACCGGCGGCACCCTGCACCTGCTCGGTCTGCTGGGCAACGGCGGTGTGCATGCCCACGATGAGCACATGGTGGCGATGGTCGAACTGGCGCATCGTGAGGGGGTGCCGCGTGTGGTCATCCACACGATGCTCGACGGTCGTGACACGCCGCCATCGAGTGCGTACGCGTTTCTGTCCTCGTTGCTCGAACGAACCGCCGGACGCGCGCAACTGGCGTCGGTGAGTGGTCGTTACTTCGGCATGGACCGCGACAACCGCTGGGAACGCACGGGTCTCTGGTATCAGGCCGCGGTCCAGGGTGATGCGCCGATCGAAGGCGACGCGCTCGCCGCATTGCAGCGGTCGTATGACGCCGGCACCACCGACGAATTCGTGAAACCCTGGGTGATGGCCGGTCCTGACGGCCAGGCCCTCGCCCCGATGCGGGATGGTGATGTGCTGGTGTGCACCAACTTCCGCAGCGATCGCATGCGGCAGTCGCTGCGTGCGTTGACCCTGCCCGACTTCGCCGGCTTCGAGACCGGTGTGCGGCCGTCGTTGCACATCACCACGATGACCAACTACGACGACGCCTTCGATTTCCCGATCGCGTTTCCGCCGCAGTCGATGCGCCATCTCGTCGGCGAGATGGTGTCCCACGCCGGTCTGACCCAACTGCGCACCGCGGAGACCGAGAAGTATCCCCACGTCACGTTCTTTTTCAACGGAGGACGGGATGAACCGTTCCCCGGTGAAGACCGTCGCATGGTGCCAAGTCCGAAGGTGGCGACCTACGATCTGCAGCCGGAGATGAGCGCACCGGCGGTGTGCGATATCCTGTGTGACGCGCTCGCGAATCGCACACACGATTTCATGCTGTGCAACTTTGCGAACACCGACATGGTGGGTCACACCGGATCGATTCCGGCGGCGATTCGTGCGGTGGAAACGGTGGACGCCTGCCTGGCGCGGATCATCGACGCGGCGGCGGTGGGCGGCGCGCGGCTGATCATCACGGCCGATCACGGCAATGCCGACGTGATGGTGGACCCGATCACCGGCCAGCCGCACACAGCGCACACGACCAATCCCGTTCCGCTGGTCATTCTCGATCCCGACGAAACGGCGTCACTGCGCGATGGCGCGGCGCTGTGCGACGTCGGTCCTACAGCGCTGGCGCTGCTCGGCATCGCGCTTCCTCCTGAAATCACCGGACGCGACCTTCGCGTTCGTTCAACTGTCCAAGCCACTTCGTGA